A part of Bacteroidia bacterium genomic DNA contains:
- a CDS encoding T9SS type A sorting domain-containing protein: protein MTIENNEVNLGNGQYSNSGINLVNNKGATITVKENQVQNCQAGIFGAMNYPTSTNLSSNLIAYRNSTTLNTYGLIWMEALPSGNSAVISDNYIYNVNNGITLNGIVTSSGFLFGSQIAGNYINPPTGSAPPVGNQPTISGNNILNKGIQLYNMHGAGVYNNFVKGSGIGINTNNNAGFYSSIGHNFFVCNTSQDVYRGFTFSGASNPSWMVKNEMNTNAIGLYLSNGGVIGDVGSLDTPNDNIWVNNTYGHGVNLTNANQYKVFFRNGANSPSNYIPTNVNSLCMIAIQSSMSANSYDCPTENGSIVIPEVEDIELKCLTELSDSIFQPTNPNSVKWMNLRGSYQLLTLNNGNSTTDSGLIAFKDSCQNSNMGKLDRALNFFPRWNKNNNIAEIQDYLETIQTITTVNESEENLSNLLKITLEKQADTSLVLDSIYLNFQTLLDSILPDTIQNSFPFLYTESKFNLTSIETIRAIANKCPITDGPAVYMARAFTASLDSFSIVYSDSCGFTGLLRVEDPSAQVGQFYISQWVKFYPNPTSNELAFELQLNEGDSAKIEFVDILGKTVETFNLRNTKGKQIKSLSNIPIGTYIVRIYINAILRNNEKLIIIK from the coding sequence GTGACCATTGAAAATAATGAAGTAAATTTGGGAAATGGACAGTATAGTAATTCAGGGATAAATTTAGTGAACAATAAAGGTGCAACGATAACAGTAAAGGAAAACCAGGTACAAAATTGCCAGGCCGGGATTTTTGGGGCAATGAATTATCCAACGAGTACGAATTTGAGTTCAAATCTAATTGCCTACAGAAATTCAACAACCCTAAACACCTATGGTTTAATTTGGATGGAAGCCTTGCCAAGTGGCAACAGCGCAGTAATTTCCGACAACTACATTTACAATGTTAACAATGGAATTACTTTAAACGGGATTGTAACTTCTTCGGGCTTTTTGTTTGGTTCTCAAATTGCTGGTAATTATATCAATCCGCCAACCGGTAGCGCGCCTCCGGTAGGTAACCAACCTACAATTTCAGGAAACAATATTTTAAATAAAGGAATACAGTTGTATAATATGCATGGTGCCGGGGTTTATAACAACTTTGTAAAGGGCAGTGGCATAGGAATAAATACAAATAACAATGCAGGCTTTTACTCTTCCATTGGCCATAATTTCTTTGTTTGTAACACCAGCCAGGATGTGTATAGAGGATTTACCTTTAGTGGTGCCAGTAACCCAAGTTGGATGGTGAAGAATGAAATGAATACAAACGCCATTGGGTTGTATTTAAGCAACGGCGGTGTAATTGGAGATGTTGGTTCGCTTGATACACCCAATGATAATATTTGGGTGAATAATACCTATGGGCATGGAGTGAATTTGACAAATGCAAACCAGTACAAGGTGTTTTTTAGGAATGGAGCCAATTCTCCTTCGAATTATATTCCAACAAACGTAAATTCTTTGTGCATGATTGCAATACAATCTTCAATGAGTGCTAATTCATATGATTGTCCAACAGAAAATGGTTCCATAGTTATACCTGAAGTGGAGGATATTGAATTGAAATGTTTGACGGAACTTTCTGATTCAATTTTTCAACCAACCAATCCAAATTCAGTTAAATGGATGAATTTACGCGGAAGCTATCAATTATTAACTTTAAATAATGGAAATTCTACTACCGATAGTGGATTAATAGCCTTTAAGGATAGCTGCCAAAATAGTAATATGGGAAAACTGGACAGGGCATTAAATTTCTTTCCTAGATGGAATAAAAATAATAATATAGCAGAAATCCAAGATTATCTTGAAACAATCCAAACTATTACTACTGTAAATGAATCTGAAGAAAATCTATCGAATTTGCTAAAAATAACTTTGGAAAAGCAAGCAGATACTTCTTTAGTGCTAGATAGTATCTATCTAAATTTTCAAACATTGCTTGATAGTATTCTTCCAGATACTATACAAAATTCATTTCCTTTTCTTTATACTGAAAGCAAATTCAATCTGACAAGTATTGAAACAATTCGTGCCATTGCAAATAAATGTCCAATTACTGATGGCCCAGCCGTTTATATGGCAAGAGCTTTCACTGCTTCTTTAGATAGTTTTAGTATAGTATATTCGGATTCTTGTGGTTTTACTGGATTATTACGTGTTGAAGATCCTTCGGCCCAAGTTGGCCAGTTTTATATTTCTCAATGGGTTAAGTTCTATCCTAATCCAACAAGTAATGAATTAGCATTTGAATTGCAATTAAACGAAGGTGATTCGGCCAAAATTGAATTTGTGGACATTTTAGGAAAAACCGTTGAAACCTTCAATTTAAGGAATACAAAGGGTAAACAAATCAAGTCATTATCCAATATACCTATTGGAACCTATATTGTTAGAATATACATAAACGCTATATTGAGAAATAATGAAAAACTTATAATTATAAAATGA